From a single Brassica rapa cultivar Chiifu-401-42 chromosome A01, CAAS_Brap_v3.01, whole genome shotgun sequence genomic region:
- the LOC103838993 gene encoding probable inactive receptor kinase RLK902, whose product MTPSMASSLSTFLSILLLLSLPIPSTQDLAADKSALLSLRSAVGGRTFLWNTEQTTPCNWTGVACDGANRVTALRLPGFALSGNIPEGIFGNLTNLRTLSLRLNALTGSLPLDLGACADLRRLYLQGNRFSGEIPPLLFGLSNLVRLDLGENEFTGEISSGFKNLTRLKTLYLENNKLSGSLLDLGLGLGLGLGLDQFNVSNNSLNGSIPKSLQKFDSDSFLGTSLCGKPLGACSDEGTVPSQPISVGNIPGKRKSKLSGGAIAGIVIGCVVGFLLIILVLMVLFRRKGDERTRAVDVETIKQLEIEVPGEKTAVEANEPSTAAVNSSGARKLVFFGNATKVFELEDLLRASAEVLGKGTFGTAYKAVLDAATMVAVKRLKDVTMADREFMEKIEVVGAMDHENLVPLRAYYCSGDEKLLVYDFMSMGSLSALLHGNKGAGRSPLDWEVRARIALGAARGLDYLHSQDPLSSHGNVKSSNILLTNSHDARVSDFGLAQLVGSSSATPNRVTGYRAPEVTDPSRVSQKADVYSFGVVLLELLTGKAPSNSVMNEEGMDLARWVHSVEREEWRREVFDSELMSLERVDSVEGEMEEMLQLGIDCTEQHPDKRPVMVEVVRRIQELRQPGSELVD is encoded by the exons ATGACTCCGTCAATGGCGAGTAGTCTCTCCACATTCCTCTCgattctcctcctcctctctctccctATTCCCTCAACACAAGACCTCGCCGCCGACAAATCCGCCCTCCTCTCCCTCCGCTCCGCCGTCGGAGGCCGCACATTCCTCTGGAACACCGAACAAACCACACCATGCAACTGGACCGGCGTCGCTTGCGACGGCGCCAACCGCGTAACCGCCCTCCGCCTCCCCGGCTTCGCCCTCTCCGGCAACATCCCCGAGGGTATTTTCGGAAACTTAACAAATCTCCGCACCCTCAGCCTCCGCCTCAACGCGCTCACCGGAAGCCTCCCCTTAGATCTCGGCGCCTGCGCCGACCTCCGGCGACTCTACCTCCAAGGAAACAGATTCTCCGGCGAGATTCCACCACTCTTGTTCGGTCTCAGCAACCTCGTGAGGCTGGATCTTGGGGAGAACGAGTTCACGGGAGAGATCTCCTCAGGGTTCAAGAACCTCACGAGGCTTAAGACTCTCTACTTGGAGAACAACAAGCTCTCCGGCTCTCTTCTCGatttgggcttgggcttgggcttgggcttgggcctgGATCAGTTCAACGTCTCTAACAACTCCTTGAACGGATCTATACCGAAGAGTCTTCAGAAGTTTGATTCTGATTCTTTTCTCGGGACTTCGCTCTGTGGAAAGCCGCTTGGTGCTTGTAGTGATGAAGGAACTGTGCCGAGTCAGCCTATTTCCGTCGGAAACATTCCCGGGAAGAGAAAGAGCAAACTCTCCGGCGGAGCTATTGCCGGAATAGTGATTGGTTGCGTGGTCGGCTTCCTTCTGATCATTCTTGTTTTGATGGTTCTCTTCCGGAGAAAGGGAGACGAGAGAACAAGAGCCGTCGACGTTGAAACCATCAAGCAGCTTGAGATCGAAGTTCCCGGCGAGAAAACAGCGGTGGAAGCAAACGAGCCATCCACGGCGGCTGTGAACAGCTCAGGGGCGAGGAAGTTAGTGTTCTTTGGGAACGCGACGAAGGTTTTCGAGCTGGAGGATCTGCTGAGAGCTTCGGCGGAGGTTCTAGGGAAGGGAACGTTCGGGACGGCGTACAAGGCGGTGCTTGACGCGGCGACGATGGTGGCGGTGAAGAGGCTGAAGGATGTGACGATGGCGGATAGAGAGTTCATGGAGAAGATTGAGGTTGTTGGGGCGATGGATCATGAGAACTTGGTGCCGTTGAGAGCTTATTATTGCAGTGGAGACGAGAAGCTGCTTGTGTATGACTTCATGTCTATGGGAAGCTTGTCTGCTCTCTTACACG GAAACAAAGGCGCAGGACGGAGTCCACTAGACTGGGAAGTCCGAGCACGTATCGCTCTTGGAGCAGCTCGTGGACTAGACTATCTACACTCGCAAGATCCATTGAGCTCTCACGGAAACGTCAAGTCTTCCAACATCCTCTTAACAAACTCACACGACGCACGGGTCTCTGATTTCGGCCTGGCTCAGCTCGTCGGCTCATCATCCGCGACTCCAAACCGGGTTACCGGGTACCGTGCCCCGGAAGTAACTGACCCTAGTCGTGTCTCGCAGAAGGCGGATGTGTATAGTTTTGGTGTGGTGCTGTTGGAACTGCTCACGGGGAAGGCGCCGTCTAACTCGGTGATGAATGAGGAAGGGATGGATTTGGCGAGGTGGGTGCACTCGGTGGAGAGGGAAGAGTGGAGGAGGGAGGTTTTTGACTCGGAGCTGATGAGTTTGGAGAGGGTGGACTCGGTGGAAGGAGAGATGGAGGAAATGCTGCAGCTGGGGATTGACTGTACGGAGCAGCACCCTGACAAGAGGCCAGTGATGGTGGAGGTGGTGAGGAGGATCCAGGAGTTGCGCCAGCCGGGTtcggagctggtggactag
- the LOC103841149 gene encoding uncharacterized protein LOC103841149: MNEKRLHAISKAIRLLFGVLTSFRLLLADLATIFYILGSGESWNYTRTHFLTVIPTIWWQNCDEISIQLLQNRAYLKEFGALLWLHNIFLLIPSIVSTKVMAENIRRGMQNINLGAEDPPVQLPANVVNEAAAGNRFVLIGRPTIPRRQNIRSIIATLPRNWGHVGVYGRLVEGRRFQFVFPSEEALEMVLRRGPWAFADRMLILERWTPNFNPLMLNFIPFWIQIRGIPFQFMSQDVVIHIGRALGMYIEVDYNADAAARRDYARVRVNWDVDEPLRFQRQFQFTAGINTLLRLTYERLRGFCEICGSLTHDSGACLIQNGGIPQDGGDDDSEGDNDEDQPAVNHGVIIEEVNEDERNEAVDVEQEGIGNVQEEQVEGREDLIEEAEEEDDLWNGHTLPNLYSDELNTEEMFNPINPFVDGYDGREGLKRKAWMAEADHNKSKFSSVEQGESSGARSVKRKTRGDVTLEETTFSAATEDEADTTVGGAVGPEPPLPP, translated from the coding sequence ATGAACGAAAAACGGTTACATGCGATTTCAAAGGCGATTCGGTTACTTTTTGGGGTTCTGACGTCTTTCCGACTACTGCTCGCCGATCTGGCGACCATCTTCTATATTCTCGGAAGTGGGGAATCTTGGAACTATACACGAACCCATTTCCTGACGGTTATCCCCACGATCTGGTGGCAAAATTGTGATGAAATTTCAATTCAACTCCTACAGAACAGAGCCTATTTAAAGGAATTCGGGGCTCTCCTGTGGCTTCACAACATCTTCTTACTAATACCTTCTATTGTATCTACAAAAGTAATGGCAGAAAATATTCGTAGAGGAATGCAAAACATCAATTTGGGCGCTGAAGATCCGCCGGTTCAGTTACCAGCGAACGTCGTCAATGAAGCAGCGGCCGGTAACCGGTTTGTCTTAATTGGCAGACCAACGATCCCTAGGAGACAGAACATCCGCTCAATCATTGCAACTCTGCCTCGTAACTGGGGCCATGTTGGTGTCTATGGAAGATTGGTTGAAGGACGCCGATTCCAATTTGTTTTCCCGTCGGAGGAGGCTCTTGAAATGGTATTACGGCGTGGACCTTGGGCGTTTGCAGACCGTATGCTCATCCTGGAACGTTGGACTCCAAATTTCAACCCCCTGATGCTCAATTTCATTCCTTTTTGGATCCAGATCCGAGGAATTCCTTTCCAGTTCATGAGCCAAGATGTGGTGATACATATTGGGCGGGCTTTGGGAATGTACATAGAGGTTGACTATAATGCTGATGCTGCGGCTCGAAGGGACTACGCTCGGGTGAGAGTGAACTGGGATGTTGATGAACCTCTTCGGTTTCAAAGACAATTTCAGTTTACGGCAGGTATTAATACACTGCTGCGTCTCACCTATGAGCGCTTACGGGGTTTCTGTGAAATTTGTGGGAGTTTAACCCATGATTCTGGCGCTTGTTTGATCCAAAACGGAGGGATTCCTCAAGATGGGGGAGATGATGACAGTGAGGGCGATAATGATGAGGATCAGCCGGCTGTAAATCATGGGGTTATTATTGAAGAGGTGAATGAAGATGAAAGGAATGAAGCGGTGGATGTAGAGCAAGAGGGGATTGGAAATGTTCAAGAGGAGCAAGTGGAAGGCCGTGAAGATCTGATAGAggaagctgaagaagaagatgacctATGGAATGGTCATACTCTGCCTAATCTGTACTCTGATGAGCTCAACACCGAGGAAATGTTCAACCCAATCAACCCGTTTGTTGATGGATACGATGGAAGGGAGGGTCTAAAGAGGAAAGCTTGGATGGCTGAGGCAGATCACAACAAAAGCAAATTCTCCTCTGTTGAGCAAGGAGAGTCTAGTGGTGCAAGAAGTGTGAAGCGCAAGACAAGAGGAGATGTGACATTGGAAGAGACTACCTTTTCGGCTGCTACAGAGGATGAAGCTGACACTACAGTGGGAGGCGCGGTGGGCCCTGAACCACCACTGCCGCCATGA
- the LOC103839002 gene encoding glutamine synthetase cytosolic isozyme 1-3, with the protein MSLLSDLVNLNLSDTTKQIIAEYIWIGGSGMDIRSKARTLPGPVTDPSKLPKWNYDGSSTGQAAGDDSEVILYPQAIFRDPFRRGNNILVMCDAYTPAGNPIPTNKRHNAAKIFSNSKVASEEPWYGIEQEYTLMQKGVNWPIGWPVGGFPGPQGPYYCGVGADKAIGRDIVDAHYKACLYAGISISGVNGEVMPGQWEFQVGPVEGISAGDQVWIARFLLERITEISGVNVSFDPKPVPGDWNGAGAHCNYSTKTMRNTGGLAVIKKAIEKLQVKHKQHIAAYGEGNERRLTGKHETADINTFSWGVANRGASVRVGRDTEKEGKGYFEDRRPASNMDPYVVTSMIAETTILG; encoded by the exons ATGTCTCTGCTCTCAGATCTCGTCAACCTCAACCTGTCCGACACAACCAAGCAAATCATCGCCGAATACATATG GATCGGTGGATCTGGAATGGACATTAGAAGCAAAGCCAGG ACACTCCCAGGACCAGTGACCGATCCATCAAAGCTTCCCAAGTGGAACTACGACGGATCAAGCACCGGTCAGGCCGCCGGAGATGACAGTGAAGTCATTCTATA CCCTCAGGCTATATTCCGTGATCCGTTCAGGAGAGGCAACAACATTCTGGTGATGTGTGATGCTTACACGCCGGCCGGTAACCCAATTCCGACCAACAAGAGGCACAACGCTGCTAAGATCTTCAGCAACTCAAAAGTTGCCTCTGAGGAGCCTTG GTATGGGATTGAGCAAGAATACACATTGATGCAAAAGGGTGTGAACTGGCCCATTGGTTGGCCTGTGGGTGGCTTCCCTGGCCCACAGGGACCGTACTACTGCGGCGTGGGAGCTGACAAAGCCATTGGTCGTGACATTGTGGATGCACACTACAAAGCCTGTCTTTACGCAGGTATTAGCATCTCTGGTGTCAATGGAGAAGTCATGCCTGGCCAGTGGGAGTTCCAAGTCGGTCCTGTTGAAGGGATTAGTGCCGGTGATCAAGTCTGGATAGCTAGATTCCTTCTCGAG AGGATCACTGAGATCTCTGGTGTAAACGTCAGCTTCGACCCAAAACCAGTCCCG GGTGATTGGAACGGAGCGGGAGCGCACTGCAACTACAGTACGAAGACGATGAGGAACACTGGAGGATTAGCGGTGATAAAGAAAGCGATAGAGAAGCTTCAGGTGAAGCACAAGCAGCACATTGCTGCTTACGGTGAAGGCAACGAGCGTCGTCTCACGGGCAAGCACGAGACGGCAGATATCAACACGTTCTCATGGGGAGTGGCGAACCGTGGAGCTTCGGTGAGAGTGGGACGTGACACTGAGAAAGAAGGCAAAGGTTACTTCGAGGATCGTAGGCCAGCTTCTAACATGGATCCTTATGTCGTCACTTCCATGATCGCCGAAACCACAATCCTCGGTTAA
- the LOC103839011 gene encoding dihydropyrimidine dehydrogenase (NADP(+)), chloroplastic: MASMSFAVTRFSGLSSKTTLSPDFDHSPRRTSLPPNRVALKISSSTDSEPDLSVTVNGLKMPNPFVIGSGPPATNYTVMKRAFDEGWGGVIAKTVSLDASKVINVTPRYARLRTGSAKTDVIGWQNIELISDRPLETMLKEFKQLKQEYPDRILIASIMEEYSKTGWEELIDRVEQTGVDALEINFSCPHGMPERRMGAAVGQDCALLEEVCGWINAKATVPVWAKMTPNITDITEPARVSLKSGCEGISAINTIMSVMGIDLKTLHPEPCVEGYSTPGGYSYKAVRPIALAKVMNIAQMMKSEFGEKDCSLSGIGGVETGYDAAEFILLGSNTVQVCTGVMVHGYGHVKTLCADLQDFMRQHNFSTIEDFRGHSLQYFTTHTDLVRRQKEAIEQRKAERRGLKSDKDWTGDGFVKETESMVSN; the protein is encoded by the exons ATCACCCGACTTCGATCACTCCCCTCGCCGGACTTCTCTACCTCCGAACAGAGTTGCTCTCAAGATCTCTTCCTCCACGGACTCGGAGCCTGATCTCAGCGTCACCGTGAATGGCCTCAAAATGCCGAATCCTTTCGTGATCGGGTCGGGTCCACCCGCTACCAACTACACCGTCATGAAGAGAGCCTTCGACGAAGGCTGGGGTGGCGTCATCGCTAAAACC GTTTCACTAGACGCATCCAAAGTCATAAACGTGACGCCTCGATACGCCAGGCTACGAACCGGATCAGCCAAAACAGATGTAATCGGGTGGCAGAACATAGAACTCATCAGCGACCGACCTCTCGAAACCATGCTCAAAGAGTTCAAGCAGCTGAAACAAGAGTACCCTGACCGGATCCTCATCGCTTCCATCATGGAGGAATACAGCAAAACCGGCTGGGAAGAGCTCATCGACCGCGTTGAGCAAACCGGTGTT GATGCTTTAGAGATCAACTTCTCGTGTCCTCATGGTATGCCAGAGCGTAGAATGGGAGCTGCTGTTGGACAAGACTGCGCGCTTCTTGAAGAGGTTTGCGGATGGATTAATGCGAAAGCCACAGTTCCTGTGTGGGCTAAGATGACTCCTAATATTACTGACATAACAGAG CCGGCCAGGGTATCTCTAAAATCAGGATGTGAAGGGATCTCAGCCATCAACACTATCATGAGTGTGATGGGAATTGATCTGAAGACGTTGCATCCTGAGCCTTGCGTTGAAGG TTACTCAACTCCAGGAGGCTACTCTTATAAGGCTGTTCGTCCTATTGCGCTTGCGAAAGTTATGAACATTGCCCAAATGATGAAGTCTGAGTTCGGTGAGAAAGATTGTTCGCTTTCTGGTATTGGAGGTGTTGAAACTGGCTATGACGCAGCTGAGTTCATTCTCCTTGGATCTAATACCGTACAG GTATGCACAGGTGTGATGGTGCATGGCTATGGTCATGTGAAAACTCTATGCGCCGACCTTCAAGATTTCATGAGGCAGCACAACTTCTCGACGATAGAAGACTTCAGAGG GCATTCGCTTCAGTACTTTACAACGCACACAGACTTAGTAAGGAGACAGAAAGAAGCTATTGAGCAGAGAAAAGCCGAGAGGAGAGGTTTGAAATCTGATAAAGATTGGACTGGAGATGGATTCGTTAAGGAGACTGAGAGTATGGTTTCTAACTAA